From the Salvelinus fontinalis isolate EN_2023a chromosome 21, ASM2944872v1, whole genome shotgun sequence genome, the window ACCTATTGAAAATGTCAAGTACCTCAGAATTTTGATGGattttctttcttctctctccatctcccagctCTCACTCGCCCATGGGTGAGTCCGTGAACTATTTCTAACAGTCAATGGTGAATACCACTCTAGGATTTAATATGAAGTGTATACTGCCTATTGTACAACCATTGAGGTGCCGGTTTAGGCAAAAGTATTGTGAGTGTGAAAAAAAAGATAATCTGAATTCATGAAAGTGATTATTTTGTACTATTAACCAACAGATAATCTGAATTCATGAAAGTGATTATTTTGTACTATTAACCAACAGATAATCTGAATTCATGAAAGTGATTATTTTGTACTATTAACCAACAGATAATCTGAATTCATGAAAGTGATTATTTTGTACTATTAACCAACAGATAATCTGAATTCATGAAAGTGATTATTTTGTACTATTAACCAACAGATAATCTGAATTCATGAAAGTGATTATTTTGTACTATTAACCAACAGATAATCTGAATTCATGAAAGTGATTATTTTGTACTATTAACCAACAGATAATCTGAATTCATGAAAGTGATTATTTTGTACTATTAACCAACAGATAATCTGAATTCATGAAAGTGATTATTTTGTACTATTAACCAACAGATAATCTGAATTCATGAAAGTGATTATTTTGTACTATTAACCAACAGATAATCTGAATTCATGAAAGTGATTATTTTGTACTATTAACCAACAGATAATCTGAATTCATGAAAGTGATTATTTTGTACTATTAACCAACAGATAATCTGAATTCATGAAAGTGATTATTTTGTACTATTAACCAACAGATAATCTGAATTCATGAAAGTGATTATTTTGTACTATTAACCAACAGATAATCTGAATTCATGAAAGTGATTATTTTGTACTATTAACCAACAGATAATCTGAATTCATGAAAGTGATTATTTTGTACTATTAACCAACAGATAATCTGAATTCATGAAAGTGATTATTTTGTACTATTAACCAACAGATAATCTGAATTCATGAAAGTGATTATTTTGTACTATTAACCAACAGATAATCTGAATTCATGAAAGTGATTATTTTGTACTATTAACCAACAGATAATCTGAATTCATGAAAGTGATTATTTTGTACTATTAACCAACAGATAATCTGAATTCATGAAAGTGATTATTTTGTACTATTAACCAACAGATAATCTGAATTCATGAAAGTGATTATTTTGTACTATTAACCAACAGATAATCTGAATTCATGAAAGTGATTATTTTGTACTATTAACCAACAGTCTGAAcaacatgttttatatttttgtcttGATACACAGCTAAACTAGAGCAGCTGTTCTGAGTGCATATGGTGCAATGCTAATGTCCACCTGGCTCATTCTATTGCTATAGCATGCCATGCTAGCAAGTCATTACACCTGGTAAATGAGGTAGAAGTTCCTTCCTGCAAGCCATTCTACTGTGAGGGGATTGACACACACCTGtccaacacagacatagacacaaaGACCTGGAAACTACCCATCAACACGTGGTGAAGAGAGTCAATAAGGTAATGTATGCCACATCCaccatcgcacacacacacacacacacacacacaaacacacacatacatacacacagcccAGCTTAGTACTGGCATGAAAAACACATGGTAACCCATCTCCAGATATTGCCGTTTGTTACCAGCGTACCAGCGTAGCACCAGCATAGCACTGTTGAGTAAGTTTGCATGCACGCTAATAATtctatattaaactgattatgggaGTAGGGTGAGTAGGGTGAgtatggcattagtcatgtaaacacctctGATTATCTTAATGGTCGTTAAGGTCTTAATCGAAGTAAGCATACGTCGATTAAAACACCTAGATTTTTTAGCAatattttgatttattaggacatgtaaacagcagtGTATTTGTTCTAGCATGAGCAGTGCGAGCCTCTCACTTTAGCGCCAGTGAAGTGAGTTCGGAAAATCAAAAAGAatgcatcttagaaatagttttcacattTAAAATCTATATGTCTGAACTCAGATTCAAATAGGCTtcatatttataatactattatAATATGGTTAAATATGAATATAATAATAtgtggtagaacgtttattttgattggcATTTATCCAAGTCctatcaggtagcctgatttcagatgtgtccacgTTAACAGGAATATTAgggaaaatgtaaatgtttaaatCAAAGGATTATATTAATCTTACTATCCACAATAATCATAGtaaaatggggcggcaggtagcctattggttagagcgttggactattaaccgaaaggttgcaaaatcgaatccctgagctgacaaggtaaaaatctgtcgttctgcccctgaacaaggcagttaacccactgttcctaaaccGTTatcgaaaataagaatttgttcttaactgacttgcctagttaaataaaggttaatttttTTTGCATGTAAACATACCTATTGACCTGAAGGAATATAATGTATTTCCATGCATTTTAGTATGATAATTTCAATCATTGGAAATAtttccttttgtgtgtgtgtatgctgttgccagatcattttatgttaatttctctaccataacctgCCTCCAGCGTCATTTTAGagaaggagtatttctgtctgtaatgaagcccctttgtggggaaaaactcattctgattggctcggtctggctccccagtgggtgggcctatgccctcccaggaccACCCATGACTGcaaccctgcccagtcatgtgaaatccatagattagggcctaatgaatttatttaaattgactgatttccttaaatgaactgtaactcagtaaaatctttgaaattgttgcatgttgaatttatagttttgttcagtatattaaaTTGGGATtatgtattatatagggattatgTATTATATAGTGATTATGTATTATATAGTGTAGTGATTGGATAACAAATACCACAATtaaaatgatttattagacatatATGATGACAATCAGATAATATGTATATCACACAGCTTATTTAGTAGCTTTCTCTCATCTTAGATCAAACAAACTTTCAGAAGTCTAGCTGTAGACTGAAGAAGACGCCAATTAATGGTCACTTTTAAAAACATTGAAGTAGATTTTGTAACGATTTGACTACGCAGAAAGCTGTAAAAATCTCAAATAAAACTTGATATTTTACAAATACTGtctgtccctccacatggaaaacCCAAACACATTAACTAAACACTCTGGAGTACACATTCCACTCTTATCTACTGCAAGGAATGCCTTCAGTACCGGCAAAAATAACTGGGGACTTCTTGGCAAATAGTCCTGTTATTCATAGTCAACTGGTTTTATGTCTTAGTGCTCCTCCTACAGAAAGTGAAATTTGACTTTGGCTAATAGGTTCTTGTGGTGAAGCTTTTCACATTACATGAAGGTAGTTTGTGCTACGCCTCTTATTTTGTGTTATTTactctgtatatactgtatctactatatcatACAGGACAACAAAGGCAAAGGGTATTATATATAAATGAATCTCAAACAATGTAATGTGTTATAAATTGAATAGAGTAATATAATTGCTATTGTCTGCTTCAGCCGTGAAAGGAAAGCCATACCATACCAAAATGTTTAACTGACCTTAAGAACAATAAGCCACACTAAACTGTTAACTATTCAAGTATTAATAAACACCCAGACCctgaaaaataaaacatttcatcCATCAGCCATTGTACTGCTCTAAACCTTATCAAACCAAACAATGCTTCCATTGTGGGGAAAATATTGAAAGTAGGGACATGGTATTGCTTTATACAGCACGTTAAGAGGGTCCATTTCCTTTACATCAGCATAAAACTCAAGTGTTTTATTTTAGGAGAGATGAACACCGACCTCGACCTAACCAGGTTAAATCACTGCAAGTACGCTATTACCATTcatcactatcacacacacacacgctcccacACACTGGCACTCACAcactggcactcactctctctctcacacacacacacacacacacacacacacacacacacacacacacacacacacacacacacacacacacacacacacacacacacacacacacacacacacacacacacacacacacacacacacacacaaataaaataTCCTCCCTAACTCACTCTAAATTAGTTCAGTCAACATCACCGTGAACCTTGGGAGAAGGGATAATAAGCAGATTGAGGCATAATTCAATCATTTGAAATAAAATGCTGCTTTATAAAAGATCTCTCAAAGATCTCTTCTCCTGACAACACTGTTCCATTCTGCCTCTCGGGATGGCCAAGAAGGGTTGACTTCATAAAATCTCTTCCAGATAGGAATGGATGAAGGTCAGACTGAAATTAATAGCGTTGGGTGACATACGGAACCACAGTGAAGAGATTGCCCTTTCCTGGCTCCTCTCCTCAATGTGTGAACCGAATGGCAGCGATGCGCGCCCACACAGTTCCTGCTGCAACTAGCATGCACCCGGTGCTCAAGTAGCTACAACGTGTCAGAGCATCTGTTTGTTCACCGCTGAAAGTCGGTAGCCCGAGTCACGCCTGACCAGAATGGGTCTTGAGGAGAGCATTGCGGGAGGGCAGCGGTTGAAGCCAAGTCAATTAGCCGTTCACCTCATGGTAGCATTACACAGAGCGAAAATCGATGGATTAGCCAGTTATCTTGAATAAACACTCACAAATAGCGTGCTACAATTCCCTGGTGTGTAAAGAATTCTAAAGTGGGATATGACTTATTAAGGTCAATTATAGCATGCCCATTCTGAGGTTGTGTGGAGTTATTTCAGAATATATAGTAAAGTTCAGACATCTCTCATAATGTCACTACTCTATGTCACCATAgtgacatacactaccgttcaaaagtttggggtcacttagaaatgtccttgtttttgaaagaaaagcacattttttcatccattaaaataacatcaaattgatcagcaatacagtgtagacattgttaatgttgtaaatgactattgtagctggaaacggaatattatggaatatctacaaaggcatacagaggcccattatcagcaaccatcactcctgtgttccaatggcatgttgtgttagctaatccaagtttataattttaaaaggctaattgatcattagaaaacccttttgcaattatgtgaCTGATTTAAtgactgattaaagaagcaataaaactggccttctttagactagttgagtatctggagcatcagcattttgtgggtttgattacaggctcaaaatgtccagaaacaaagatctttcttctgaaacttgtcagtctattcttgttatgagaaattaaggctattccatgcgaaagattgccaagaaactgaagatctcgtacaacgatgtgtactactcccttcacagaatagcgcaaactggctctgaccagaatataaagaggagtgggaggccccggtgcacaactgtgcaagaggacaagtacattagagtgtctagtttgagaaacagacgcctcacaagtcctcaactggcagcttcagtaaatagtacccgcaaaacaccagtctcaacgtcaacagtgaagaggcgactctgggatgctggccttctaggcagttgcaaagaaaaagccgtatctcagactggccaataaaaagaaaagattaagatggactaaagtacacagacactggacagaggaactctgcctagaaggtcagtctaaaagtatttggtttcaaAAGTCAAATTTCATATATTGTGCAAATCAAACTTCGCCattttcttgttattttaaattacagatagccaggggcttgctccatcactcagacatcatttacatttacatcattTACCCGCCAGaacagaggtagtagggatgatcagggatgttctcttggtatgtgcgtgaattggaccattttcctggaCTGCTTAGCATTGttaatgtaacgagtacttttgggtgtcaaggaaaatgtacggagtaaaacgtttttttaaagtatttaggaatgtagtgaagtaaaggttgtcaaaaatataaatagtaatgtacagataacccaaaaaactacttaagtagtactttaaagtatttttacaccactgcatatAACTAATATGTCAATGGCACAATGGTTAAAATGGTTAAAAGTCACTACAATGGTTAAAAGTCACTATTTTTTACATATTCATGGGAGACCATGTTGCACAGTTACATGTAGGTGGCTACTGTAATGCTAAGGCTAACTTGTTGACGCTGCTTGGTGGAATACCCCCTGGGCTGTGTGTGTTGAAAAGAAAGCTGTCACTGCTCTCTCAATTGTCATGGATACGGATGTGCTTCCTTGATTCCATCTGTCATCGTCTTTTCATCATGGTGGACACTTCTGCAGTAGGAAGTCCCAAATAAACAGCAGAATAATGTGTGCATGGCTGTCCATGCGTAAAATGGTAAATGTTGAcagtgtatgcgtgtgtatgtgcaAATGTGGGTGCGCTTGTCTGTATCCCAATGTTATTGCATTGGCGATTTCCACTCAGTTCAGGAATTGGTTATCATTTTCAGTGTTGAGTTTTTCCCAATTCATCACTTGAATTTCAATTCACATCCTGATATAGGAAATCACCCCAAAAAACAAAAACTGATACAATAACATATGTCATATGCCTTGAGAAAATATAACATTATGTATCCTCCATGTAATGATTCTCACAGGCCCCACTCAGGCCAATAATAAATATTAGACTACGGGCTCTGCACAATTTGAAACCTTTAAACCAGAAAGGGCTTTTGTCAGCCTTGTCTGTGCAAAAGGTCTTACCTGTAAGCCTGACGAAGACCTTTGTGGTTGATACATTGCTAATAAAACATCAGGAGCATCAAAACAGTGGGAaggtttttttgtcttatttccacATGTCATTTTGTACCCTGTGGAGGTTTGTTGGATGTGTACAACACTTTTGTACTAATAAATTATTTTTTCCTGAAAAAAGTGTAAGGACGGCATATCATCTACAGTCTAAACCATCTCTGAGAAATTTGGAGGTTTCCAAATGATTAACAACTTTGCTTGGTATGACAACAAATTATTGACTCTTGGTTCCCTACCTTGAGCTCCTTGAAGAAGATGCAGCTTCGGGCCCACTCCACGATGGAGAAGAGCGTCTGGTCGGCCATGTGACACATTAGGCTGAAGGGGCTGAGTCTCTCCTGACCCTTGCCCCCCTGGCCACTCTGCTCCTGCTGAAGGTGAGCAGCGATCTTACTCTGCACCTGCAGCTCGTCCGGGTCACATCGCAGAAACTCCAGCACCAGCTGAGGCACCCCGGGGACCTGCGGAGAGCCCGGTCCAGAGTATACCTGCTCCGGGTAGGTGTAGCTGCCCACTACCGAGTCTGGGGAGCTTGTGTAGTGGTCCGGGTACTCGGACTTGATCGCCCTGCTGGGGAAGGAGGCGTACTGGTACTGGGGGGGTAAGGGTGCATGGGGGGGGAGTCCAGGCATAGCCATGCCCAGTGAGGGGGGTCCGTAGAGGCTGCGGTCGTAGTCTGTGGGGGCGATGGGGGTCGTGGTGGTGTGGAGGATGCCCTTGGGGAGCGGGTGGAGGCCCGGGAGACTGCCGGTGAAGGtatagtctgtctgggtgtcAGGGGAGAGCATCGGAGGGGTGGTCTCCATCTTGAGGCCGGTGGCTCGAATCAACGCTTTCTTCTGCTGCTTGAGGGCTCGGTCGCGCTTGTACATGGGGCCAAACTTATTCCGGCCTCCTCGCATGCGATCGGCACGGACAGCTGATGGAATGAGAGCAAGATCGAACGCCATTACTGTTATTCGATTCATTGCTAGCATTCACTCTGCAGAGGTTTAAGTTAGCATGTGAGAGTTCTTGGTAAAGCAATCAAAATGTGAACCAAAAATACACTAATAGAGCAATCTTTTTGTAGatttaatgtatatatttgaaaaTATGGATTAAATCCATTGTAAAGTACATTTAATTTCCAGGGATAAACAAAAATGTTAGTTCTTGTTTTGTTATTATTCTGAATCCCAAAATAACTTTAAATTGCATTTAAAGAGCTTGCATTCAAGCTTGTTGTTTGATAATGATTTAATGACATATGAAGAATAACCTCATCCAAAGCTCTTCCAATTACTCAGTCATATTAGAAAACGTACTGTTCATACACGTTTTATCAAAGGCTACTGAAATAGTTTACCTGGagctatatttttttaaatataattccATAGCTAATATGCCCAAACATTGGCAAAAATATATATGCAACAACTGACAAACTATACTTATAATATAGCTCATTTTTCTTACGTTTCATTGATTAGAGACAAATATTTAATAACACCTATTTGATAATAAGCCTACCAACAGACAGACTATAATGCAGCCTATGAAAGCCTACTGttgtaaaataaaatatttcaCCAACACAAAGAGATAGATATGCAATTTCATCAAACAGATATCAAACTTGATCAAATCTGATTTATAGCCCCCAAAAAATATACAACAAGTAGACGTTTAAATATATTCATTTTAAAATCTGACTGCATGCCATGTTAAACCAAAATATGAACTAAATTAATCAAATAAAAATGATCTTACCTTCTAATCGCATTCCAACATTCAGGCATTTCTGAAACCGACAAAATGGACACCGTTTCCTCTGAGTTTTGTCAATTTTACAATCCTGGTTTTCTGCACATGTATACCTCTTATTATTTT encodes:
- the nr5a1b gene encoding steroidogenic factor 1b, translating into MEYTYDVDLEELCPVCGDKVSGYHYGLLTCESCKGFFKRTVQNNKRYTCAENQDCKIDKTQRKRCPFCRFQKCLNVGMRLEAVRADRMRGGRNKFGPMYKRDRALKQQKKALIRATGLKMETTPPMLSPDTQTDYTFTGSLPGLHPLPKGILHTTTTPIAPTDYDRSLYGPPSLGMAMPGLPPHAPLPPQYQYASFPSRAIKSEYPDHYTSSPDSVVGSYTYPEQVYSGPGSPQVPGVPQLVLEFLRCDPDELQVQSKIAAHLQQEQSGQGGKGQERLSPFSLMCHMADQTLFSIVEWARSCIFFKELKVGDQMKLLHNCWSELLVLDFISRQVQHGKEGSVLLVTGQEVELASIASQAGATLTSLVQRGQELVEKLQTLQADRREIACFKFLILFNPDVKLLESQAFVEGVQEQVNGALLEYTMCAYPQHLDKFSRLLMRLPELKALSAQAEDYLCYKHLSGEVPCNNLLIEMLHAKRACA